One stretch of Serinicoccus hydrothermalis DNA includes these proteins:
- a CDS encoding LysM peptidoglycan-binding domain-containing protein, with protein MSTTTPKRPGGASQRQSGFRPRTAADHLPRPERTERSVGKGVAALLGLLVLVVGVPVGLVLWVGNPLPTSAPTMEWLTAPVTAQALIDIVAVLVWLVWAHFVVCLLAEWRAVRAGRLPGMVPAGGGSQLVARRLIAGVLLLAGTATMTGQAPGQSGAPVASVVSTAPAGDSAQQGSQGGLALGSEGTGDQSPGTGADEQDRVDAEAGASVKVTKFYEVKPPAGRNHDTLWDIADRTMGDPFRYKEIYQLNKDRVQPDGRKLQDADLIQSGWQLVMPADASGRDITSVRAHVPATQTPTASAAQAQAQLDDVAQRTGDTAGEAASAAGSGAAGAVAGAADLQTSGVDGAAGAAAEGVTEAPEAERVPLGDLALGGGMVLAGLALALSSRRGPYGDPAAPEQALRLAANGGRADLLDRGLRLLAAGRRQQGLALPDAAAVYVGDDQVIVHLAGQGADHPAPPAPWQVTEEGGVWVLRSADLDGYPVDGPAPWPALVNVASSHGFDLLVDLEYAPGLVSIGGDPEVAREVALSTVVDLVTHPWSDGARVTLVGFADSATSALADLAPGRIEQVRSIEEAIALGRRDTDAHRSLLRGLGVDGVLAGRSAGAGSDLRPHLVVLSGTPGPQEAHQLTELLSSGRTGVSVLCVGQTVAARWRFAVDASGQLDLGVLGMNGTARRLRHGDLDRVAGWVRQSAEDGAQAASRAAALGPVDAVSTLPREGRAHVEAATSMPERQEALAHVGLLGPVVVHAPGEVNPAREELLTELVTLVALHPEGVHDAVLRISLWPRGVEDDVVEATLASATQWLGTGSDGEPLLDRDAGGRWRLGPEVHVDWLELASLAGRRGQEPQRLAGVLAQARGEAFSATPSTRYSWLAFHQAARDARVVVTAVARHCAGALASAGDAAAAQRVLRDGLTLVPRAQSLWRDLLRLLGGSDPDQAARLVGEMRTVLGEEPLEPETAALASHLSPDLRELG; from the coding sequence ATGAGCACGACCACACCCAAGCGACCGGGCGGAGCGTCGCAGCGCCAGTCCGGTTTCCGTCCACGGACCGCCGCCGACCACCTGCCCCGGCCCGAGCGCACCGAGCGCTCGGTCGGCAAGGGGGTCGCGGCGCTGCTGGGCCTGCTCGTCCTCGTCGTGGGCGTGCCGGTGGGTCTGGTCCTGTGGGTGGGCAACCCGCTGCCGACCTCGGCCCCGACCATGGAGTGGCTGACCGCCCCGGTGACGGCGCAGGCACTCATCGACATCGTGGCCGTCCTCGTCTGGCTGGTGTGGGCGCACTTCGTGGTCTGCCTCCTCGCCGAGTGGCGCGCGGTGCGCGCGGGCCGGCTCCCCGGCATGGTGCCGGCCGGTGGCGGCTCGCAGCTGGTGGCGCGGCGTCTGATCGCCGGGGTGCTGCTCCTGGCGGGCACCGCGACCATGACCGGCCAGGCCCCGGGGCAGTCCGGTGCGCCGGTGGCCTCCGTGGTGAGCACCGCGCCGGCCGGCGACTCGGCGCAGCAGGGCTCGCAGGGTGGCCTGGCGCTGGGCTCGGAGGGCACCGGGGACCAGAGCCCGGGCACGGGCGCCGACGAGCAGGACCGGGTCGACGCCGAGGCGGGGGCGAGCGTCAAGGTGACGAAGTTCTACGAGGTGAAGCCGCCCGCGGGGCGCAACCACGACACCCTCTGGGACATCGCCGACCGGACGATGGGCGACCCCTTCCGCTACAAGGAGATCTACCAGCTCAACAAGGACCGGGTGCAGCCGGACGGCCGCAAGCTGCAGGACGCCGACCTCATCCAGTCCGGCTGGCAGCTGGTCATGCCGGCGGACGCGTCCGGCCGGGACATCACCTCGGTGCGGGCGCACGTGCCGGCGACCCAGACCCCGACGGCCAGCGCCGCTCAGGCGCAGGCCCAGCTCGACGACGTCGCGCAGCGCACCGGTGACACGGCCGGGGAGGCCGCGTCGGCGGCCGGGTCCGGTGCCGCCGGGGCGGTCGCGGGCGCCGCGGACCTGCAGACCTCGGGCGTGGACGGAGCCGCCGGCGCGGCTGCCGAGGGAGTGACCGAGGCCCCCGAGGCGGAGCGGGTCCCCCTCGGCGACCTGGCCCTGGGCGGCGGCATGGTGCTGGCCGGTCTCGCGCTGGCCCTGTCGAGCCGGCGTGGCCCCTACGGCGACCCGGCGGCGCCGGAGCAGGCGCTGCGGCTGGCCGCCAACGGTGGCCGGGCCGACCTGCTCGACCGCGGGCTGCGGCTGCTCGCCGCGGGCCGACGGCAGCAGGGTCTGGCGCTGCCGGACGCCGCCGCCGTCTACGTCGGCGACGACCAGGTCATCGTCCACCTCGCCGGGCAGGGCGCGGACCACCCGGCCCCGCCGGCACCCTGGCAGGTGACCGAGGAGGGCGGCGTGTGGGTGCTGCGGTCGGCGGACCTCGACGGCTACCCCGTCGACGGCCCGGCGCCGTGGCCGGCCCTGGTCAACGTCGCGTCCTCGCACGGCTTCGACCTGCTCGTCGACCTCGAGTACGCGCCCGGTCTGGTGAGCATCGGCGGCGATCCGGAGGTGGCCCGCGAGGTGGCGCTGTCCACGGTGGTCGACCTCGTGACCCACCCCTGGTCCGACGGTGCCCGGGTCACCCTCGTCGGCTTCGCCGACAGCGCGACGTCGGCGCTCGCCGACCTCGCCCCGGGCCGGATCGAGCAGGTGCGCTCCATCGAGGAGGCCATCGCGCTCGGCCGTCGCGACACCGACGCGCACCGCTCCCTGCTGCGCGGGCTGGGGGTCGACGGCGTCCTCGCCGGTCGCTCGGCCGGCGCGGGCAGCGACCTGCGGCCGCACCTCGTCGTGCTGTCCGGCACGCCCGGCCCCCAGGAGGCCCACCAGCTCACCGAGCTGCTCTCCTCCGGCCGCACCGGCGTCTCCGTGCTGTGCGTGGGCCAGACCGTGGCCGCCCGCTGGCGCTTCGCCGTCGACGCCTCCGGTCAGCTCGACCTGGGGGTGCTCGGCATGAACGGCACGGCGCGCCGGCTGCGCCACGGCGACCTCGACCGGGTGGCCGGCTGGGTGCGGCAGAGCGCCGAGGACGGCGCCCAGGCCGCCTCCCGGGCCGCCGCGCTCGGACCGGTCGACGCCGTCTCGACCCTGCCCCGCGAGGGCCGGGCCCACGTCGAGGCCGCCACGTCCATGCCCGAGCGCCAGGAGGCGCTGGCGCATGTGGGTCTGCTCGGTCCGGTCGTCGTCCACGCGCCGGGTGAGGTCAACCCGGCCCGCGAGGAGCTGCTCACCGAGCTGGTGACCCTGGTGGCCCTGCACCCGGAGGGCGTCCACGACGCGGTGCTCCGGATCTCGCTGTGGCCGCGCGGCGTCGAGGACGACGTCGTCGAGGCGACGCTGGCCTCGGCCACGCAGTGGCTGGGCACCGGGAGCGACGGCGAGCCGCTGCTCGACCGGGACGCCGGCGGCCGCTGGCGGCTCGGACCCGAGGTGCACGTCGACTGGCTGGAGCTCGCCTCCCTCGCGGGACGGCGCGGGCAGGAGCCGCAGCGGCTGGCCGGCGTGCTCGCGCAGGCCCGCGGCGAGGCCTTCTCGGCGACCCCGAGCACGCGCTACAGCTGGCTGGCCTTCCACCAGGCCGCCCGGGACGCCCGCGTCGTCGTCACCGCCGTGGCCCGCCACTGCGCCGGGGCGCTCGCCTCGGCCGGCGACGCCGCGGCCGCCCAGCGGGTGCTGCGCGACGGCCTGACCCTGGTCCCGCGGGCCCAGTCGCTGTGGCGCGACCTGCTGCGCCTGCTCGGCGGCTCGGACCCGGACCAGGCCGCCCGCCTCGTCGGCGAGATGCGCACGGTCCTCGGCGAGGAGCCGCTGGAGCCGGAGACGGCCGCCCTCGCTTCGCACCTGAGCCCGGACCTGCGCGAGCTGGGGTGA
- a CDS encoding TadE/TadG family type IV pilus assembly protein — protein MNRLVQRLRTDAERGSILPLIPVLALALLMIAGLVIDASRQLNARSQAVAYAEEAARAGAQAVEPEPPATLDERQARQNVADYCARVLQRNAVTSCGVSDIEPADDSPRPYTMVVRVDTEIPTTLLGMVGLRSLSASGVGRAEPVAGELLEPAPEPDPGEDPGPDPDPGPDPGPEPDPDPDPEPGPIPEP, from the coding sequence GTGAACCGCCTCGTGCAGCGGCTGCGCACCGACGCCGAGCGCGGGTCGATCCTGCCGCTCATCCCGGTGCTCGCCCTGGCGCTGCTCATGATCGCCGGCCTGGTCATCGACGCCTCGCGGCAGCTCAACGCGCGCAGCCAGGCGGTGGCCTACGCCGAGGAGGCGGCCCGCGCCGGCGCCCAGGCGGTCGAGCCGGAACCGCCGGCCACCCTGGACGAGCGCCAGGCGCGGCAGAACGTCGCCGACTACTGCGCCCGCGTCCTGCAGCGGAACGCCGTGACCAGCTGCGGCGTCTCAGACATCGAGCCCGCCGACGACAGCCCGCGGCCCTACACCATGGTGGTGCGGGTCGACACCGAGATCCCGACCACGCTGCTCGGGATGGTGGGGCTGCGCAGCCTGAGCGCCTCCGGGGTGGGGCGCGCCGAACCCGTGGCAGGAGAGTTGCTTGAGCCAGCACCAGAGCCGGACCCCGGCGAGGACCCTGGTCCCGACCCCGACCCGGGACCTGACCCCGGGCCCGAACCTGACCCCGACCCCGACCCGGAGCCCGGGCCGATCCCGGAGCCGTGA
- a CDS encoding TadE/TadG family type IV pilus assembly protein: protein MPRTRVQRERGSIALEFAFAAPVVLLLLALAWTFGRVAWANGHLEAGTRDAARVATQARSMQEAQSSALAVLRENTQAVQGCPASLAVQISGDFEPGSTLTVQASCSYSLSDIGMPGAPGRVSPSSSFASVVDQHRGLTP, encoded by the coding sequence ATGCCGCGGACCCGCGTGCAGCGCGAGCGTGGCTCGATCGCGCTCGAGTTCGCCTTCGCCGCGCCCGTCGTGCTGCTCCTGCTCGCCCTGGCCTGGACCTTCGGCCGCGTCGCCTGGGCCAACGGTCACCTCGAGGCGGGCACCCGCGACGCCGCCCGCGTCGCCACCCAGGCGCGGTCCATGCAGGAGGCGCAGAGCAGCGCCCTCGCGGTGCTGCGGGAGAACACCCAGGCCGTGCAGGGGTGCCCCGCCAGCCTGGCCGTCCAGATCTCCGGCGACTTCGAGCCGGGCTCCACGCTGACCGTCCAGGCCTCGTGCAGCTACTCCCTGTCCGACATCGGTATGCCCGGCGCACCCGGGCGCGTCTCGCCCTCCTCCTCCTTCGCCTCCGTGGTGGACCAGCACCGGGGGCTGACCCCGTGA
- a CDS encoding TadE/TadG family type IV pilus assembly protein translates to MPASRRGQRRVHRPARDAGTSALELAIVAPVLLSLIFFSLQAAFFFYGRAAATHAAREGVSLLRLAEDQQQYAALRPDAMARTTRFASNVGGPGLTDAEATSTYVEEGDGTARVTVTVSGRVITLVPGLNLTATADASGTVERFLEPEPAP, encoded by the coding sequence ATGCCCGCGTCCCGCCGCGGCCAGCGGCGGGTCCACCGGCCGGCCCGCGATGCCGGGACCTCGGCCCTGGAGCTCGCGATCGTCGCCCCCGTCCTGCTGTCGCTGATCTTCTTCAGCCTGCAGGCCGCCTTCTTCTTCTACGGCCGTGCCGCCGCCACGCACGCCGCCCGCGAGGGTGTCTCGCTGCTCCGCCTGGCCGAGGACCAGCAGCAGTACGCCGCCCTGCGTCCCGACGCGATGGCGCGGACGACCCGCTTCGCCTCCAACGTCGGCGGCCCCGGGCTGACCGACGCGGAGGCGACGAGCACCTACGTCGAGGAGGGCGACGGCACCGCCCGGGTGACGGTCACCGTCAGCGGACGGGTGATCACGCTCGTGCCGGGGCTGAACCTCACCGCCACCGCCGACGCCTCCGGGACCGTCGAGCGGTTCCTCGAGCCCGAGCCGGCGCCCTGA
- a CDS encoding type II secretion system F family protein, whose amino-acid sequence MSAMVWPMLTGGLVGLGVYVFVRMLLRPRPGVAALVARIDAGSRSMKTHTLSEYDSSFADMSRRGRTVMTALADRFEVLAAQRGWQMSRHRADLTILNRSVGAMLALKVVSGTIMLLVGPLVWGALRLGGLELGPAMPLGLGLLLGLLGFFLPDLSLRAEADQRRREFRRTVGIFLDLVSMNLAGGRGLPEALLAASSVSDHWSVVRIRQTLANARLFGTTPWEALGQLGKEIGLEELESLSGALVLAADDGAKIRQSLAARATTMRRKALSEAEGDEGERSQSMLIAQMLLVVAFLVYLAYPALTALMTEQAI is encoded by the coding sequence ATGAGCGCGATGGTCTGGCCGATGCTCACCGGAGGCCTCGTGGGCCTCGGCGTCTACGTCTTCGTCCGGATGCTGCTGCGCCCCCGCCCAGGCGTCGCCGCGCTGGTGGCCCGCATCGACGCCGGCTCGCGGTCGATGAAGACGCACACCCTGTCGGAGTACGACTCCTCCTTCGCCGACATGAGCCGTCGCGGGCGCACCGTGATGACCGCGCTGGCGGACCGCTTCGAGGTGCTCGCGGCGCAGCGGGGCTGGCAGATGAGCCGGCACCGGGCCGACCTCACCATCCTCAACCGCAGCGTCGGGGCCATGCTCGCGCTCAAGGTGGTGAGCGGCACCATCATGCTGCTGGTGGGGCCCCTGGTCTGGGGTGCCCTGCGCCTCGGCGGCCTCGAGCTGGGACCCGCGATGCCGCTGGGGCTGGGCCTCCTCCTGGGGCTGCTCGGCTTCTTCCTGCCCGACCTCTCGCTGCGCGCCGAGGCGGACCAGCGCCGCCGCGAGTTCCGCCGCACGGTCGGCATCTTCCTGGACCTGGTGTCGATGAACCTCGCCGGTGGCCGCGGCCTCCCGGAGGCGCTGCTCGCCGCGTCCTCGGTGAGCGACCACTGGTCCGTGGTCCGGATCCGGCAGACCCTTGCCAACGCCCGGCTCTTCGGGACCACCCCGTGGGAGGCCCTCGGTCAGCTGGGCAAGGAGATCGGCCTGGAGGAGCTGGAGAGTCTGTCCGGCGCGCTCGTGCTCGCCGCCGACGACGGCGCCAAGATCCGCCAGTCCCTGGCGGCCCGGGCCACGACGATGCGCCGCAAGGCGCTCTCCGAGGCCGAGGGCGACGAGGGAGAGCGCTCGCAGTCCATGCTCATCGCGCAGATGCTGCTCGTCGTGGCCTTCCTCGTCTACCTCGCCTACCCCGCACTCACCGCGCTCATGACCGAGCAGGCGATCTGA
- a CDS encoding type II secretion system F family protein produces MGQLYTLLMPMAAGAVVGLGLYVAVLAVVGLPERDPSTPRRFSNVSLAGVSRRLVVGVAVGVLVLLLTRWVVAAIGVGLLAGLWDQLTGDARAETAGINKLEALATWTESLRDTIAGAVGLEQAIPATAVNAGPAIRSSLNLLVDRLRIREPLSEALIHFAEDLDDPSADVICSALVLNARLRGPGLRDVLGALAVSTREELDMRRRISAGRRSIRRSVKIIVIIVLSVMGGLAVFNRQYVEPYETLGGQAVLLVVAALFAGGLLWMRRLSEPQKLSRFLVVNREARARDMEEMLDDVREGARTGGRRGGRR; encoded by the coding sequence ATGGGCCAGCTCTACACCCTGCTCATGCCGATGGCCGCGGGAGCGGTCGTCGGTCTCGGGCTCTACGTCGCGGTGCTGGCCGTCGTGGGCCTGCCCGAGCGCGACCCCTCGACCCCCCGTCGCTTCTCCAACGTCAGCCTCGCCGGCGTCAGCCGACGGCTCGTCGTGGGTGTCGCGGTCGGTGTCCTCGTCCTGCTCCTCACCCGCTGGGTCGTGGCCGCGATCGGCGTCGGCCTCCTCGCCGGACTGTGGGACCAGCTCACCGGTGACGCCCGGGCCGAGACGGCCGGCATCAACAAGCTGGAGGCGCTGGCGACGTGGACCGAGTCGCTGCGCGACACCATCGCCGGCGCGGTCGGCCTGGAGCAGGCGATCCCGGCGACCGCCGTCAACGCCGGACCGGCCATCCGCTCCTCGCTCAACCTGCTCGTGGACCGGCTGCGGATCCGGGAGCCGCTGTCCGAGGCGCTCATCCACTTCGCCGAGGACCTCGACGACCCCTCGGCCGACGTCATCTGCTCCGCGCTGGTGCTCAACGCGCGGCTGCGCGGCCCCGGCCTGCGCGACGTCCTCGGGGCGCTGGCGGTCTCCACCCGTGAGGAGCTCGACATGCGCCGCCGCATCTCGGCGGGGCGTCGCTCCATCCGCCGGTCGGTGAAGATCATCGTCATCATCGTCCTGTCGGTCATGGGGGGCCTGGCGGTCTTCAACCGGCAGTACGTCGAGCCCTACGAGACCCTCGGCGGCCAGGCCGTGCTGCTCGTCGTCGCCGCGCTCTTCGCCGGCGGGCTGCTGTGGATGCGCCGCCTGTCCGAGCCGCAGAAGCTCAGCCGCTTCCTCGTCGTCAACCGCGAGGCCCGGGCCCGCGACATGGAGGAGATGCTCGACGACGTGCGCGAGGGTGCCCGCACCGGCGGCCGGCGGGGAGGCCGACGATGA
- a CDS encoding CpaF family protein produces the protein MTTTTSLLSGATPEQQAELNQLVRTLRSQVADRLNQQRRRDEVAGRSPMSSEDERHFARSLIVQVLEDHATLMITEGRVPPTAEEEERVASAIHAALFGVGRLQPLLEDRDVENIDINGCDRVFVGYADGREETAPPVADSDEELIELIQILAANVGLTSRPFDSANPQLDLRLPDGSRLSAVMGVCQRPSLSIRRARLGQVALEDLMATNTFSEDVMNFLKAAVAARKNIMIAGATNSGKTTMLRAMAAEIPADERLITVERALELGLDKFEDQHPNVVAFEERLPNSEGVGQVTMAELVRRSLRMNPSRVIVGEVLGDEIVTMLNAMSQGNDGSLSTIHANSSMEVFNRIATYALQAEENLPVEATHMLIAGSINFVVFMRKKNEHATGGGLLRGVQSIREVTGVDGRVLSSEVFAAGPDGVARAKAPIECIDELVPYGYTPTPVTRWD, from the coding sequence ATGACCACCACGACGAGCCTGCTCTCCGGCGCGACGCCGGAGCAGCAGGCCGAGCTGAACCAGCTGGTCCGGACGCTGCGCTCGCAGGTGGCCGACCGGCTCAACCAGCAGCGCCGCCGCGACGAGGTGGCCGGCCGATCCCCGATGAGCAGCGAGGACGAGCGGCACTTCGCCCGCTCCCTCATCGTGCAGGTGCTCGAGGACCACGCCACCCTCATGATCACCGAGGGCCGGGTGCCGCCCACCGCCGAGGAGGAGGAGCGGGTCGCCTCCGCGATCCACGCGGCGCTCTTCGGCGTGGGTCGCCTGCAGCCGCTCCTGGAGGACCGCGACGTCGAGAACATCGACATCAACGGCTGCGACCGCGTCTTCGTCGGGTATGCCGACGGCCGGGAGGAGACCGCGCCCCCGGTGGCGGACAGCGACGAGGAGCTGATCGAGCTCATCCAGATCCTCGCCGCCAACGTCGGCCTCACCTCGCGCCCGTTCGACTCGGCCAACCCGCAGCTGGACCTCCGGCTGCCGGACGGGTCGCGCCTCTCGGCGGTCATGGGCGTCTGCCAGCGTCCGTCGCTGTCGATCCGGCGCGCACGGCTGGGTCAGGTCGCGCTGGAGGACCTCATGGCGACCAACACCTTCAGCGAGGACGTCATGAACTTCCTCAAGGCGGCGGTCGCGGCGCGCAAGAACATCATGATCGCCGGGGCGACCAACTCGGGGAAGACGACGATGCTCCGGGCGATGGCCGCCGAGATCCCGGCGGACGAGCGGCTCATCACCGTGGAGCGCGCCCTGGAGCTGGGGCTGGACAAGTTCGAGGACCAGCACCCCAACGTCGTGGCCTTCGAGGAGCGGCTGCCCAACTCCGAGGGCGTCGGCCAGGTGACCATGGCCGAGCTGGTGCGGCGCAGCCTGCGCATGAACCCCTCGCGGGTCATCGTCGGTGAGGTCCTGGGTGACGAGATCGTCACGATGCTCAACGCCATGAGCCAGGGCAACGACGGCTCGCTCTCGACCATCCACGCGAACTCCTCGATGGAGGTCTTCAACCGCATCGCGACGTATGCCCTGCAGGCCGAGGAGAACCTCCCGGTCGAAGCCACGCACATGCTCATCGCGGGGTCGATCAACTTCGTCGTCTTCATGCGCAAGAAGAACGAGCACGCCACCGGTGGTGGGCTGCTGCGCGGGGTGCAGTCCATCCGCGAGGTCACCGGCGTGGACGGCCGGGTCCTCTCCTCGGAGGTCTTCGCGGCCGGGCCGGACGGGGTCGCGCGCGCCAAGGCCCCGATCGAGTGCATCGACGAGCTCGTGCCCTACGGCTACACGCCGACGCCGGTCACCCGGTGGGACTGA
- a CDS encoding flagella basal body P-ring formation protein FlgA, translating to MTTASTGASPSRLPARSRDKRPALALLALLLVLVGALGSALLVYRTGNRVQVLVAQDTIRQGQQVTAEDFTTAEIAFEEGTEVVSASSLDQFVGSQAVSSIPAGSLVSGQMFTASQLAPAGAQQVGVVVASTGRPADTPRAGDIVRVFATAAESAVAEAEDAEELVAAAKVVSVGPQSDTSDTVHVTLLVPDGVAPAVVTASATGTAAIALLPADTAPVVDWRTK from the coding sequence ATGACCACCGCCTCCACGGGTGCCAGCCCGTCGCGCCTACCCGCCCGCAGCCGGGACAAGCGCCCCGCCCTGGCCCTGCTCGCGCTGCTCCTCGTGCTCGTCGGCGCGCTGGGCAGCGCGCTCCTCGTCTACCGCACCGGTAACCGGGTGCAGGTGCTCGTGGCGCAGGACACGATCCGTCAGGGGCAGCAGGTGACCGCGGAGGACTTCACCACCGCCGAGATCGCCTTCGAGGAGGGCACCGAGGTGGTGAGCGCCTCGTCGCTCGACCAGTTCGTCGGCTCCCAGGCGGTGAGCTCGATCCCGGCGGGCAGCCTCGTCTCCGGCCAGATGTTCACCGCCTCGCAGCTCGCGCCGGCCGGCGCCCAGCAGGTGGGTGTCGTCGTCGCCTCGACCGGCCGCCCGGCGGACACCCCGCGGGCGGGGGACATCGTGCGGGTCTTCGCCACCGCCGCCGAGTCGGCCGTCGCCGAGGCCGAGGACGCCGAGGAGCTCGTCGCCGCCGCCAAGGTCGTCTCCGTGGGACCGCAGAGCGACACCAGCGACACCGTCCACGTCACGCTGCTCGTGCCGGACGGCGTCGCGCCCGCCGTGGTCACGGCCAGCGCCACGGGCACCGCGGCGATCGCCCTGCTGCCGGCCGACACCGCGCCGGTGGTCGACTGGCGCACGAAGTGA
- a CDS encoding rhodanese-like domain-containing protein, with the protein MSDIPSIAVTDLPDDAVLVDVREPDEWAAGHAPGAVHLPLGDLPARIDELPETQTSLPVVCRSGGRSGRAVQWLVQQGFDVVNVDGGMQAWNRAGKSMVGGPEGQDPTVA; encoded by the coding sequence ATGAGCGACATCCCCAGCATCGCCGTGACCGACCTGCCCGACGACGCCGTCCTCGTCGACGTCCGTGAGCCGGACGAGTGGGCCGCGGGCCACGCGCCCGGCGCCGTCCACCTACCCCTGGGCGACCTCCCGGCCCGGATCGACGAGCTGCCCGAGACGCAGACCTCGCTGCCCGTGGTCTGCCGCAGCGGCGGCCGGTCCGGCCGCGCCGTGCAGTGGCTGGTCCAGCAGGGCTTCGACGTGGTCAACGTCGACGGCGGCATGCAGGCGTGGAACCGCGCCGGGAAGAGCATGGTCGGCGGCCCGGAGGGCCAGGACCCCACCGTCGCCTGA
- a CDS encoding HAD family hydrolase has product MADRDDRAGRPTDRLTLGSRVVVRHLIEGGERATDTLGVLVRLDPQTLVVRSDRGQVSIAADAVVAAKPVPERPWRLASFLRRARVAVLDLDGVLRDFDATGERARSERELGLPEAGLPDLAYALPQARAMVVGEGTYAEWVSALREHLLGLGHPEPLVAQVVQRWEQDRGTPVAATVELLDEVVADGIPVFVLTNGSDRVPEELERIGLGRLVPRLLNSHGLGVAKPDPAAYAAAHAEIARRLGREVPPDEVRFTDDRPDNVDAARAFGWQAQVFRPRPQAG; this is encoded by the coding sequence GTGGCCGACCGCGACGATCGCGCCGGCCGCCCCACGGACCGGCTGACCCTCGGCTCCCGGGTCGTCGTCCGCCACCTGATCGAGGGCGGCGAGCGGGCCACGGACACCCTCGGGGTGCTGGTCCGGCTCGACCCGCAGACCCTCGTCGTGCGCTCCGACCGCGGTCAGGTGAGCATCGCCGCTGACGCGGTCGTCGCCGCCAAGCCGGTGCCGGAGCGGCCCTGGCGCCTCGCGTCCTTCCTGCGCCGGGCACGCGTCGCCGTCCTCGACCTCGACGGCGTGCTCCGCGACTTCGACGCGACCGGCGAGCGCGCCCGTAGCGAGCGCGAGCTGGGGCTGCCCGAGGCCGGGCTCCCCGACCTCGCCTACGCGCTGCCACAGGCGCGGGCCATGGTCGTCGGCGAGGGGACGTATGCCGAGTGGGTCAGCGCGCTCCGGGAGCACCTGCTCGGGCTCGGCCACCCCGAGCCGCTCGTCGCGCAGGTGGTGCAGCGGTGGGAGCAGGACCGGGGCACGCCCGTGGCGGCGACCGTCGAGCTCCTCGACGAGGTGGTGGCCGACGGCATACCGGTCTTCGTCCTCACCAACGGCAGCGACCGCGTGCCCGAGGAGCTCGAGCGGATCGGGCTGGGCCGCCTCGTCCCTCGGCTGCTCAACTCCCACGGCCTGGGGGTCGCCAAGCCCGACCCCGCGGCGTATGCCGCCGCGCACGCCGAGATCGCCCGCCGCCTGGGACGGGAGGTCCCGCCCGACGAGGTGCGCTTCACCGACGACCGGCCGGACAACGTGGACGCGGCGCGGGCGTTCGGCTGGCAGGCCCAGGTCTTCCGGCCCCGACCGCAGGCCGGCTAG
- a CDS encoding Fpg/Nei family DNA glycosylase, giving the protein MPELPEVQALTDFLADRLTGRVVTDVELGSIAVLKTFDPPPTALVGAPVDAVARHGKFVDVDVDGTHLVFHLARAGWLRWYDEMPRTQVRPGRSPIALRLRLDDGAGFDLTEAGTKKGLAAYVVKDPGDVPGVASLGPDPLADGFDEAAFTALLGGRRTQIKGLLRDQSVLAGVGNAYSDEILHAARLSPFALASALTPEQVSGLYTALRTTLEAAVLAAEGKPAAQLKEAKRAGMNVHGRTGEPCRVCGDTVREVSFADSSLQYCPTCQTGGKPLADRRMSRLLR; this is encoded by the coding sequence ATGCCCGAGCTGCCCGAGGTCCAGGCCCTCACGGACTTCCTCGCCGACCGGCTCACCGGGCGGGTCGTCACCGACGTCGAGCTGGGCTCCATCGCGGTGCTCAAGACCTTCGACCCGCCGCCGACCGCGCTCGTGGGGGCGCCGGTCGACGCCGTGGCGCGGCACGGGAAGTTCGTGGACGTCGACGTCGACGGGACCCACCTCGTCTTCCACCTGGCCCGCGCCGGCTGGCTGCGGTGGTACGACGAGATGCCGCGCACCCAGGTGCGCCCCGGCCGCAGCCCGATCGCGCTGCGGTTGCGCCTCGACGACGGGGCCGGCTTCGACCTCACCGAGGCGGGCACGAAGAAGGGCCTGGCCGCCTACGTCGTCAAGGACCCCGGGGACGTGCCGGGGGTGGCCTCGCTGGGGCCGGACCCCCTGGCGGACGGCTTCGACGAGGCCGCCTTCACCGCCCTGCTCGGGGGACGACGGACCCAGATCAAGGGGTTGCTGCGGGACCAGTCGGTCCTCGCGGGGGTGGGCAACGCCTACTCCGACGAGATCCTGCACGCCGCCCGGCTCTCGCCCTTCGCGCTCGCGTCCGCCCTGACCCCCGAGCAGGTGAGCGGTCTCTACACCGCGCTGCGCACCACGCTGGAGGCCGCGGTGCTGGCGGCCGAGGGCAAGCCCGCGGCCCAGCTGAAGGAGGCCAAGCGGGCCGGCATGAACGTCCACGGCCGCACCGGCGAGCCCTGCCGGGTGTGCGGCGACACGGTGCGCGAGGTGTCCTTCGCCGACTCCTCGCTGCAGTACTGCCCCACCTGCCAGACCGGCGGCAAGCCGCTCGCCGACCGGCGCATGTCCCGCCTCCTGCGCTGA